A genomic segment from Aquila chrysaetos chrysaetos chromosome 11, bAquChr1.4, whole genome shotgun sequence encodes:
- the MXI1 gene encoding max-interacting protein 1 isoform X5: MGDFANEHIQLAEVHVFATSPTRKATLIPEEVGNRMGTLCLRRAHLRLCLERLKVLIPLGPDCTRHTTLGLLNKAKAHIKKLEEAERRSQHQLENLEREQRFLKRRLEQLQGPQEIERIRMDSIGSTISSDRSDSEREEIEVDVESTEFSHGEVDNISTTSISDIDDHSSLQSIGSDEGYSSASVKLSFSS; this comes from the exons ATGGGAGATTTCGCAAATGAGCATATTCAGCTCGCAGAAG tgcATGTGTTTGCCACTTCACCTACCAGAAAAGCAACTTTGATACCAGAAGAAGTGGGAAACCGGATGGGAACACTTTGTCTCCG CCGAGCTCACCTCCGCCTGTGTCTAGAACGCTTAAAAGTTCTGATACCGCTAGGACCAGACTGCACCAGGCACACAACGCTTGGGCTGCTCAACAAAGCCAAAGCACATATCAAG AAACTTgaagaggctgagaggagaAGCCAACACCAGCTTGAGAACCTGGAACGAGAACAAAGATTCCTAAAGAGAAGACTGGAACAACTACAGGGTCCTCAGGAGATAGAGCGAATACGAATGGACAGCATTGGATCTACCATTTCCTCGGATCGCTCGGACTCGGAGCGAG aagAGATTGAAGTGGATGTTGAAAGCACAGAGTTCTCCCATGGAGAAGTGGACAATATCAGCACAACCAGCATCAGTGACATTGATGATCACAGCAGCTTGCAGAGTATTGGGAGTGACGAGGGTTACTCCAGCGCCAGTGTCAAGCTCTCGTTTTCTTCCTAG
- the SMNDC1 gene encoding survival of motor neuron-related-splicing factor 30 produces the protein MSEDLAKQLASYKAQLQQVEAALSGNAENEDLLKLKKDLQEVIELTKDLLSTQPSETLASSDSSASALPSHSWKVGDRCMAIWSEDGQCYEAEIEEIDEENGTAAVTFAGYGNAEVTPLFNLKPVEEGRKAKEDSGNKPMSKKEMIAQQREYKKKKALKKAQRIKELEQEREDQKVKWQQFNNRAYSKNKKGQVKRSIFASPESVTGKVGVGTCGIADKPMTQYQDTSKYNVRHLMPQ, from the exons ATGTCAGAAGACCTTGCCAAGCAGTTAGCTAGCTACAAAGCTCAGCTTCAGCAAGTTGAGGCTGCCCTATCTGGGaatgcagaaaatgaagatttgcTAAAACTGAAGAAGGACTTACAG GAAGTCATAGAATTAACCAAAGACCTCCTTTCAACACAACCTTCGGAAACTCTTGCAAGTTCTGAcagttctgcttctgctctgccaaGTCACTCCTGGAAGGTTGGGGATAGGTGTATGGCGATATGGAGTGAGGATGGACA GTGTTATGAAGCTGAGATTGAAGAAATAGATGAGGAGAATGGAACAGCTGCAGTCACGTTTGCTGGATATGGCAATGCTGAAGTTACACCTCTGTTCAACCTCAAGCCTgtggaagagggaagaaaagcaaaagaggacAGTGGCAACAAACCCATGTCCAA aaAAGAGATGATAGCCCAGCAAcgagaatataaaaagaagaaggCTTTGAAAAAAGCTCAGAGAATTAAAGAACTTGAACAGGAACGAGAGGACCAGAAAGTCAAGTGGCAACAGTTTAACAACAGAGCCtattctaaaaacaaaaaaggccag GTAAAGAGGAGTATTTTTGCTTCCCCCGAGAGCGTAACTGGCAAGGTTGGAGTTGGAACATGTGGAATTGCAGACAAACCTATGACACAATATCAAGATACCTCTAAATATAATGTCAGGCATTTGATGCCTCAGTAA